A window from Limnothrix sp. FACHB-406 encodes these proteins:
- a CDS encoding RusA family crossover junction endodeoxyribonuclease, protein MTRLEFIVDGPPVSQQTRRRERLRAWKTTVRQEAEKYWPPGQKAAIGLIMLQITYFYDSVAMDVDNIVKPIQDAIIGLAYIDDDQVTDVLVRKRNLSGNFKIENMTSTLAEGFLRGNEFLHIVVIDAPDQEVLI, encoded by the coding sequence TTGACGAGACTTGAGTTCATAGTCGATGGGCCACCCGTATCTCAACAAACCCGTAGGCGGGAGCGTCTTAGAGCCTGGAAAACGACAGTACGACAAGAAGCAGAGAAATATTGGCCCCCAGGACAAAAAGCAGCGATCGGTCTAATCATGCTGCAAATAACCTATTTCTATGATTCTGTGGCTATGGATGTGGACAATATTGTCAAGCCAATTCAAGATGCCATAATTGGATTAGCCTACATTGATGATGATCAAGTCACTGATGTTCTTGTCAGAAAACGAAATCTGTCAGGCAACTTTAAAATTGAAAATATGACCTCAACCTTGGCAGAAGGCTTTCTTCGTGGCAATGAATTTTTGCATATTGTCGTCATTGATGCTCCCGATCAAGAGGTACTTATTTAA